A genomic window from Candidatus Atribacteria bacterium ADurb.Bin276 includes:
- the asd gene encoding Aspartate-semialdehyde dehydrogenase, translated as MKSYNVAVVGVTGAVGQEMLRILEERNFPVKRLKPLASQRSAGKIVTFCGEKIPVEVLSAESFQGIDIALFSAGASISKEFAPLAGQEGCIVIDNSSAFRQDPNIPLIVPEVNPDAVIDYNKKNIIANPNCTTIVTVVPLKPLHDYGRIKRVVASSYQAASGAGAKAMQELEDQVKEYAFGREMVAGVFPYQIAFNLIPQIDVFLDNFYSKEEMKMVWETQKIMGEPDIQLTATCVRVPVLRAHSVSMNIETEKKITRDKAIELLSAFPGVTVQDDPANRVYPMPWLVSGKDNCYVGRIREDISCPNGLNFWVVGDQIRKGAALNSIQIAELLIEKKLV; from the coding sequence ATGAAGAGTTATAATGTCGCGGTAGTCGGAGTAACCGGAGCAGTTGGTCAGGAAATGTTAAGAATTCTTGAAGAAAGAAATTTTCCGGTTAAACGATTAAAACCGCTGGCATCACAGCGATCGGCTGGAAAGATCGTTACTTTTTGTGGTGAAAAGATCCCAGTCGAAGTTCTGTCGGCGGAAAGCTTTCAAGGAATAGACATCGCATTGTTTAGTGCCGGAGCATCGATAAGTAAGGAGTTTGCTCCTCTCGCTGGCCAAGAGGGGTGCATTGTTATTGATAATTCATCGGCATTTCGTCAGGACCCCAATATTCCATTGATTGTTCCAGAAGTCAATCCCGATGCCGTTATTGATTATAATAAGAAAAATATTATTGCCAACCCAAATTGTACGACAATTGTCACAGTTGTTCCTTTGAAACCGCTTCATGATTATGGAAGGATCAAAAGAGTCGTGGCGTCAAGCTATCAAGCTGCTTCCGGTGCCGGTGCCAAGGCAATGCAGGAATTAGAAGACCAAGTGAAAGAGTATGCTTTTGGTCGAGAGATGGTAGCCGGAGTTTTTCCCTACCAAATTGCTTTTAATCTTATTCCTCAGATCGACGTATTTCTGGATAATTTTTATAGCAAAGAGGAAATGAAAATGGTTTGGGAAACTCAAAAAATCATGGGTGAGCCTGATATACAACTGACGGCAACCTGCGTCCGGGTTCCAGTGCTCCGTGCTCATTCGGTATCGATGAATATTGAAACTGAAAAGAAGATCACTCGAGATAAGGCTATCGAACTTCTTTCTGCTTTTCCAGGGGTGACCGTTCAGGACGATCCGGCCAATCGAGTTTATCCCATGCCCTGGTTAGTTTCTGGAAAAGATAACTGTTATGTTGGGCGAATTCGTGAAGACATTTCTTGCCCCAACGGATTGAATTTCTGGGTAGTTGGCGATCAAATCCGTAAAGGTGCAGCTCTTAACTCTATACAAATTGCCGAATTGCTGATTGAAAAAAAATTAGTATAA
- the ycjO_2 gene encoding Inner membrane ABC transporter permease protein YcjO: protein MRIKSRLNISMLMLVPIIALLVVVIVIPGIWAIILSFTQYTPGNVPIFNDIQNYVQIIRDRFFKNALANNLIFVVVVVALEFIIGLGSALLLNRKFPLQKLWVSLLIAPYCISEVVACVMWRYMLDPSYGFVNYALSFLGLGPIAWFGTVTSSFIGIIIVTVWKNFPFIMIIAYSALTAMPQEVIEASKIDGANRIQTFRFVVFQLIKPALLVGLTFRIIFALREFGIIWILTEGGPAGGTEILPIYLYRQTFRYYEFGRGAATTTIMLIVTILISIPLVRRIYKGMYEKIY from the coding sequence ATGAGAATAAAGTCAAGATTGAATATTTCGATGTTAATGCTGGTTCCTATCATAGCGTTGTTGGTGGTGGTTATCGTTATCCCTGGGATATGGGCGATTATTTTAAGTTTTACCCAATATACGCCAGGTAATGTTCCGATTTTTAACGATATCCAAAATTATGTTCAAATTATTCGAGATCGGTTTTTCAAGAATGCTTTAGCAAATAATTTAATTTTTGTGGTAGTGGTCGTCGCTTTAGAATTTATCATTGGATTGGGAAGCGCTTTGTTATTGAACCGAAAGTTTCCCCTCCAAAAACTTTGGGTTTCATTGCTTATCGCCCCTTATTGCATCAGCGAAGTTGTAGCGTGTGTTATGTGGAGATATATGCTTGATCCGAGCTACGGATTTGTAAATTATGCTCTTTCTTTCCTTGGTTTGGGACCAATTGCCTGGTTTGGGACGGTAACTTCCTCTTTTATTGGCATCATCATTGTTACAGTTTGGAAAAATTTCCCTTTTATAATGATTATTGCCTATTCGGCCCTGACCGCCATGCCCCAGGAAGTGATCGAGGCTTCAAAAATCGATGGGGCAAATCGCATACAAACCTTTCGATTCGTAGTGTTTCAACTGATCAAACCCGCTCTGTTGGTTGGTTTAACCTTTAGGATAATTTTTGCTCTTCGAGAATTTGGGATAATCTGGATTCTCACTGAGGGTGGTCCAGCAGGAGGAACGGAGATTTTGCCCATTTATCTTTATCGCCAAACCTTTCGGTATTATGAATTCGGAAGGGGAGCAGCCACAACTACCATCATGCTAATAGTAACCATATTGATTTCGATTCCTTTAGTGAGAAGGATCTATAAAGGGATGTATGAAAAGATATATTAA
- the purR_1 gene encoding HTH-type transcriptional repressor PurR: MRITIEEVAKRAGVSKATVSRVLNNKSWVAPETRQKVLKAIEQLNFSPSEFAKRLGSHSERLGIVGALISESYYGSLFDNFLLFEILKGIGEIVDEHRESLLLKTIKYADHQKIREKKSFSFYGNQKIVDGIIIAGIPVREQLIKDLILKGHLLVTIGRYQSAPYRVLVDNYGGLYKLTDYLISLGHTKIALISGPLEFYSFHDKLLGFQDSLKNHGIEVDPKLIIEEKGDPTQGGYWGMEKILTFKEQPTAVLVTDMNMMAGVFRYLQERKIRVPDDISIAGYRGEDFNSLFTKSVTRIKIGERNIGRVAARLLYDILNNLVGSRMDITLSTELVIGETCKKLE, from the coding sequence ATGAGAATAACTATTGAAGAGGTAGCTAAAAGAGCTGGAGTTTCCAAAGCAACTGTCTCGAGGGTTCTCAACAACAAATCCTGGGTTGCTCCCGAAACCCGTCAAAAGGTTTTAAAAGCTATCGAGCAGCTGAACTTTTCACCCAGTGAATTTGCCAAGCGGCTCGGGAGTCACAGCGAGCGCTTGGGCATTGTTGGAGCTCTTATTTCTGAATCCTACTACGGATCCTTGTTCGACAATTTCCTTTTATTTGAAATACTCAAAGGCATTGGAGAAATTGTTGACGAACATCGTGAAAGCTTACTACTCAAAACCATCAAATATGCTGATCATCAAAAAATCAGAGAAAAGAAGAGTTTTTCTTTTTATGGCAATCAGAAGATAGTTGATGGAATTATTATTGCTGGGATACCGGTTCGTGAACAATTGATAAAAGATCTGATTTTAAAAGGTCATCTGCTGGTTACGATTGGGAGATACCAATCGGCACCTTATCGGGTTTTGGTTGATAATTATGGTGGTTTGTATAAACTAACCGACTATCTAATCAGTCTGGGTCATACCAAAATCGCTCTTATCAGTGGCCCCCTTGAGTTTTATTCTTTTCACGATAAATTATTAGGATTCCAAGATTCATTAAAAAACCATGGAATAGAAGTCGATCCCAAGCTGATTATTGAAGAAAAAGGCGATCCGACTCAAGGTGGGTACTGGGGAATGGAGAAAATACTAACTTTTAAGGAACAGCCTACGGCAGTTTTAGTCACCGATATGAATATGATGGCTGGCGTTTTTCGCTACCTTCAAGAGAGAAAAATTCGAGTTCCTGATGATATTTCCATAGCCGGATATCGAGGGGAAGATTTTAATTCGTTATTTACTAAAAGTGTAACCCGAATAAAAATTGGCGAAAGAAATATCGGTCGGGTAGCAGCACGGTTACTTTATGATATTTTGAACAATTTAGTTGGATCTCGCATGGATATCACTCTTTCAACCGAGCTGGTTATAGGTGAAACCTGTAAAAAATTAGAATAG
- the lysC_1 gene encoding Aspartokinase — protein MSLIVQKYGGSSVADLDKVKSVACRIKSYVDQGHRLVVVVSAMGKTTDRLMEMAREIHPSPPDRELDMLLSTGEQVSIALLSMALNALGQEAIALTGGQAGIHTSNFHTKAKIITIDPQRVFRHLDENKVVIVAGFQGMSSDYDITTLGRGGSDTTACALTAALSAEYCEIFTDVNGVYTADPRIVPQARKINRISYDEMSEMANLGAKVLQIRSVDFSQVYGVRVQVRSTFSQEEGTWVEKMRSMEDVKVRAITHNGNVVKVVFLEVPDRPGIAALIFKELADCSVSVDMIIQSEGREDKKDVAFVISREDVNRLKKVVDNLNRKIQFKGVKLDEAVAKISIVGAGIASDPNIAYRMFHVLSEQEINIDMISTSNLRISCLIPNSSINEAVQALHKEFIEDEEVSIHEEL, from the coding sequence ATGAGTCTGATTGTACAAAAATATGGTGGATCTTCAGTAGCCGATCTGGATAAGGTAAAATCGGTAGCTTGCCGGATAAAATCCTATGTGGATCAAGGACATCGCTTGGTGGTGGTGGTTTCAGCCATGGGAAAAACCACCGACCGGCTGATGGAAATGGCACGAGAAATACACCCTTCGCCACCCGATCGAGAATTAGACATGCTTCTATCAACCGGGGAACAGGTATCTATTGCCCTGCTTTCCATGGCGCTCAATGCTTTAGGTCAGGAAGCGATAGCTCTGACCGGCGGGCAAGCCGGCATTCATACCTCGAATTTCCATACCAAGGCGAAGATTATAACCATCGATCCCCAAAGGGTTTTTCGTCACCTTGATGAAAACAAGGTGGTCATTGTCGCTGGCTTTCAGGGGATGAGTTCGGATTATGATATCACGACTTTAGGTCGTGGAGGGAGCGATACTACTGCTTGTGCCTTGACGGCAGCTTTATCTGCTGAATATTGCGAGATTTTTACCGATGTAAATGGGGTATATACTGCTGACCCAAGGATAGTGCCCCAAGCCAGGAAAATCAATCGGATATCTTATGATGAGATGTCCGAGATGGCGAATTTAGGTGCCAAGGTATTACAAATTCGTTCAGTTGACTTTTCTCAGGTCTATGGTGTAAGAGTCCAGGTGCGGAGTACTTTTTCTCAGGAAGAAGGGACGTGGGTGGAAAAGATGCGATCGATGGAAGATGTTAAAGTGAGGGCGATTACCCATAATGGAAATGTTGTCAAGGTGGTTTTTCTCGAAGTTCCCGATCGACCGGGTATCGCAGCCCTTATTTTTAAAGAGTTGGCTGATTGTTCAGTTTCGGTTGATATGATTATTCAAAGCGAAGGTCGAGAGGATAAAAAAGACGTAGCCTTTGTCATATCCCGAGAAGATGTAAATCGCTTAAAAAAAGTGGTGGATAATTTAAACCGGAAGATTCAATTCAAAGGAGTCAAACTGGATGAAGCGGTAGCGAAGATTTCCATCGTTGGAGCGGGTATTGCCAGCGATCCCAATATTGCCTATCGAATGTTCCACGTTCTTTCTGAGCAGGAGATTAATATTGATATGATCAGTACCTCGAATTTGAGAATATCATGTTTAATTCCCAATTCGAGTATCAATGAGGCCGTACAGGCGCTTCATAAAGAATTTATCGAAGATGAGGAGGTCTCTATCCATGAAGAGTTATAA
- a CDS encoding putative FAD-binding dehydrogenase, whose amino-acid sequence MEKVTYTQQAVVEETDVLVVGGGTAGLASALASARKGVKTTLVENSGNLGGMATIGLVGPFMTCFSSDGKDQIVKGIFDEVVRRMEKKGGAIHPANIPASSPYSSFHQIGHDHVTPFDPNVFKLVAFELCQEAGVRLKLYSRFLGTQVSSAGEASSIREAFIANKSGIQAIRAQRYIDCTGDGDVAAQSGVPMEKGRDLDKKMQPSSLFFRIGNVDSQKLITFVRKSYPVGKDEDGFLEIIKKGRIEMNYSVPHDRIGLYQTTRWDEWLINHTRMLGVDGTNVEDLTRAHMEGQRQVFEALEFMRRFIPGCDNAEVVEVADQVGVRESRRIQGEYVLKVEDVYNCVPFDDCVVAAGFPVDIHDPAGSFGLFEPPRGHHYEIPYRCLLPLKVDNLLVAGRCVSATHEALGAIRVMPFCFGMGEAAGTAAAISIQDGVIPKKVDTKKLQKVLAEQGAFIPRISQ is encoded by the coding sequence ATGGAAAAGGTTACATATACTCAGCAAGCCGTTGTAGAAGAAACCGATGTATTAGTGGTTGGAGGTGGCACGGCTGGTCTTGCCAGTGCACTGGCCTCAGCCAGAAAGGGAGTGAAAACAACTCTGGTTGAAAATAGCGGCAACTTAGGAGGCATGGCAACAATTGGGCTGGTTGGGCCATTTATGACTTGTTTCAGTAGCGATGGCAAGGACCAAATTGTAAAGGGGATTTTCGATGAAGTGGTTCGCAGAATGGAGAAAAAGGGAGGAGCTATCCATCCTGCCAACATACCAGCTTCCAGTCCCTATTCTAGTTTTCATCAAATCGGACATGACCACGTGACCCCTTTTGATCCCAATGTCTTCAAATTGGTTGCTTTTGAGTTATGCCAGGAAGCTGGAGTTAGATTAAAACTCTATTCTCGATTTTTAGGAACCCAGGTTTCATCTGCCGGCGAAGCGTCCAGCATTCGAGAGGCTTTTATTGCCAACAAATCAGGAATACAGGCAATTCGAGCTCAAAGATATATAGATTGTACCGGTGATGGTGATGTTGCCGCCCAAAGTGGAGTTCCCATGGAAAAAGGAAGAGACCTGGATAAAAAAATGCAGCCGTCGTCGCTTTTCTTTCGAATTGGGAATGTCGATTCTCAAAAGCTGATCACTTTTGTTCGAAAAAGTTACCCAGTGGGAAAAGATGAAGATGGTTTCTTAGAGATCATCAAAAAAGGCAGAATAGAAATGAATTACTCAGTCCCACACGACCGGATCGGTCTTTATCAAACCACCCGATGGGACGAATGGCTCATCAATCACACCAGGATGCTGGGGGTTGACGGTACCAACGTTGAGGATTTGACCCGGGCTCATATGGAAGGACAAAGGCAAGTTTTTGAAGCCTTGGAATTCATGCGCCGTTTTATTCCAGGGTGTGATAACGCTGAAGTCGTCGAAGTAGCCGATCAAGTTGGTGTCAGAGAAAGTCGACGTATCCAGGGTGAATATGTATTAAAAGTGGAAGATGTCTATAATTGTGTTCCTTTCGATGACTGTGTAGTTGCCGCTGGGTTCCCGGTTGATATTCATGATCCAGCTGGTTCTTTTGGTTTATTTGAACCACCCCGAGGACACCATTACGAAATTCCCTATCGATGTTTGCTTCCTCTCAAAGTTGATAATCTTTTGGTAGCAGGACGATGCGTATCGGCAACTCATGAGGCTCTCGGTGCCATTCGGGTAATGCCTTTTTGCTTTGGTATGGGCGAAGCAGCGGGAACAGCTGCTGCCATATCTATTCAAGATGGTGTTATCCCTAAAAAAGTTGATACGAAAAAATTGCAAAAAGTCTTAGCAGAGCAGGGTGCATTTATCCCTCGAATCAGTCAATAG
- the sugB_4 gene encoding Trehalose transport system permease protein SugB has product MITHKRRNLLIEKILPGILLAIVVMWAFFPIVNAIIGSLKMPLHIWDFPPRFFGPFYSLTNYQELVKDWPQYFGNLVNSLIVTSGTALVVILCSIFGAYAFSRFSHRLVRMSTLFTIIIRMIPPIIVVIPLFPIFNTFGLVDKHITLIMLYAAFMVSITTLLMKTFVDDVPVALEEAALIDGCSRFQAFLKITIPLSAPGIVAAVIFTAIFAWNEYLFAFIFTSRRAATAPLILSEFMGSFMGVEWGMLLAAAVIHLIPMLILTWMVQSYLIKGMSFGAVKQ; this is encoded by the coding sequence ATGATAACCCACAAGAGAAGAAACTTGCTCATAGAAAAAATTCTTCCCGGCATTTTGTTAGCCATTGTGGTAATGTGGGCTTTCTTTCCCATTGTCAATGCGATCATAGGCTCATTAAAAATGCCCCTCCATATCTGGGATTTCCCGCCAAGATTTTTTGGTCCTTTTTACTCTCTCACCAATTATCAGGAACTGGTCAAAGATTGGCCACAATATTTCGGCAATTTGGTGAATAGCCTTATCGTGACTTCTGGAACAGCTTTGGTGGTGATTCTTTGTTCGATATTCGGAGCTTACGCTTTTTCTCGTTTTTCTCACCGCCTGGTGAGGATGTCAACCCTATTTACGATTATCATCAGAATGATTCCTCCCATAATTGTGGTCATACCATTATTTCCAATTTTTAATACTTTTGGTTTAGTTGATAAACATATCACTCTCATCATGCTCTATGCTGCCTTCATGGTGAGCATTACCACGTTGCTGATGAAGACCTTTGTTGATGATGTACCGGTCGCCTTAGAAGAGGCAGCGCTCATCGATGGATGTTCAAGGTTTCAGGCCTTTTTAAAGATCACGATTCCGCTATCGGCACCAGGTATTGTGGCAGCGGTTATTTTCACCGCAATCTTCGCTTGGAATGAGTACTTATTTGCCTTTATTTTTACCAGTAGAAGAGCGGCCACCGCACCGCTCATTTTATCTGAATTTATGGGATCTTTCATGGGAGTTGAGTGGGGAATGTTATTGGCAGCGGCGGTGATTCACCTTATTCCCATGTTGATTCTTACCTGGATGGTACAAAGTTATTTGATCAAAGGGATGAGTTTTGGAGCAGTCAAGCAATAG